One Bacillus sp. FJAT-52991 genomic region harbors:
- a CDS encoding RNA polymerase sigma factor yields MKKENILASYLINLGEEVFNLLLAKGAKKEDAEDIIQNTFYKVYTLLDDLTESNIRPWFFRVALNEYMDLKRKKEQRNIYLTEGIYSKLQYTDGEFDAILNKDEICDLLKDIKQDYKEAFFLKYYYDFSYEEIATILDIKVNSVKQKLYRARRSIHSKIGGEH; encoded by the coding sequence GTGAAAAAAGAAAATATACTAGCCTCCTATCTTATCAATTTAGGAGAGGAAGTGTTCAATCTATTACTAGCGAAAGGAGCCAAAAAAGAAGATGCTGAAGATATCATTCAAAACACTTTTTACAAAGTGTACACACTATTAGACGATCTAACAGAGAGCAATATACGTCCGTGGTTTTTTAGAGTCGCACTCAACGAATATATGGACTTAAAAAGAAAAAAGGAGCAGCGAAACATCTACTTAACCGAGGGGATTTATTCAAAGCTACAATATACAGACGGCGAATTTGATGCCATTTTGAATAAGGATGAGATTTGCGATTTATTAAAAGACATCAAACAGGACTACAAAGAAGCATTCTTTTTAAAGTATTACTATGATTTTTCATATGAAGAAATTGCGACTATTTTGGATATTAAAGTAAACAGTGTAAAGCAAAAATTATATCGTGCACGTAGATCTATTCACTCAAAAATAGGAGGAGAACATTAA
- a CDS encoding sigma factor regulator N-terminal domain-containing protein: MDTSLKDALKKAKRKQLLKIVIISTIVVLMLIPIFYKTGNYFAAKSSTRLHEQLFLHNEIAEPNIQIDSQVTSNTSMFGGNIVTNRSKNINGYVVQWSTLTSSYDWLRIHIDANELMPGFYWSDTEFYEYDKQTKNKVATFYHPSIQKYYDDVQNELGEISQMENYVAEVAISFDQPYTLQEIQAEIPDNLNIVWLYMTSPIVDESKGPAGMPVYGFDPSDSPKEAYNSFIDALKKYDANGDDETIQKFLNSNKNKQFDEVKISGVMLTGQTQNFKALENQDFIRGASVGATAPIVPYIKPEK; the protein is encoded by the coding sequence ATGGACACTTCGTTAAAAGATGCTTTAAAAAAAGCTAAACGAAAACAATTACTAAAAATCGTCATTATTTCAACTATCGTTGTACTTATGCTAATACCGATCTTTTATAAAACTGGAAATTACTTTGCAGCGAAAAGTTCAACAAGACTTCACGAACAGCTCTTTTTACATAATGAAATTGCCGAACCTAATATTCAAATCGATTCTCAAGTTACGAGTAATACCTCCATGTTTGGTGGTAACATTGTGACGAATCGTTCTAAAAATATTAATGGCTATGTAGTGCAATGGAGTACACTCACGAGTTCGTATGATTGGCTTCGCATCCATATAGATGCCAACGAGTTAATGCCGGGATTTTATTGGTCTGATACGGAGTTCTATGAGTATGATAAACAAACAAAGAATAAAGTTGCGACATTTTATCATCCATCTATTCAAAAGTACTATGATGATGTACAAAATGAATTAGGGGAAATTTCACAAATGGAAAATTACGTGGCGGAAGTTGCAATTTCTTTCGATCAGCCTTATACATTACAAGAAATTCAAGCGGAAATTCCCGATAATTTAAATATTGTATGGTTGTATATGACCTCACCAATTGTAGATGAAAGTAAGGGACCTGCTGGTATGCCGGTTTATGGATTTGATCCATCTGATTCACCGAAAGAGGCATACAACAGCTTTATTGATGCACTTAAAAAATATGATGCAAATGGTGATGACGAAACAATCCAGAAATTTTTAAATTCAAATAAAAATAAACAGTTTGATGAGGTGAAAATTTCAGGGGTAATGCTGACGGGTCAAACACAAAACTTTAAAGCGTTAGAAAATCAAGATTTTATTCGCGGTGCCTCTGTAGGAGCTACTGCACCAATTGTTCCTTATATTAAACCAGAGAAATAA
- a CDS encoding IS110 family transposase yields the protein MQHVVALDVSMGKSTMVIYNQYRQCEFEGEILHTKPSFEALNEKLQTLTKQDGQAPEIVFEATGVYSASLERFFQTEGYIYHRVNPLEANLQMASMRRQKTDKSDAHELAKSHFKVERTATYQEEGYYKQMRSLTRYYDELDREITHLFSRLHAILQLSFPELEIIFSTRSALFLNIVQLYPHPDEVLTCSKTIIRNRLKANTRKNLSLSRAEAKGLALLEAAKDSYPAISKEDVRCEQVRDYAKRISDLKEKKEGLVKQMVELSKERTEYNVLISFPGIGEATAVRLIGELGDIRRFKNHKQLNAYVGIDVMRYQSGNTYYKDKINKRGNNKLRKILFYMVQTMITLRRFGGNHLVDYYDKLKTQPQGKPHKVASIACVNKFLKVAFHLITHHITYDYETASTCS from the coding sequence ATGCAACATGTAGTCGCTCTTGATGTGAGTATGGGGAAAAGTACGATGGTGATTTATAACCAATATCGTCAATGTGAATTTGAAGGAGAAATTCTTCATACCAAACCCTCATTTGAAGCTTTGAACGAAAAACTCCAAACATTAACAAAACAGGATGGACAAGCACCAGAGATTGTATTTGAAGCGACAGGTGTTTATTCCGCATCATTAGAACGCTTTTTCCAAACAGAAGGTTATATCTACCATCGAGTGAACCCTCTTGAAGCGAATCTTCAAATGGCATCGATGCGTCGACAAAAAACAGACAAAAGCGATGCACATGAACTGGCAAAATCACATTTTAAAGTAGAGCGTACAGCTACTTATCAAGAAGAAGGCTATTATAAACAAATGCGATCACTCACACGTTATTATGATGAACTAGATCGTGAAATCACTCATCTTTTCAGTCGCCTGCATGCCATTCTACAACTCAGTTTTCCAGAATTAGAAATCATATTTTCAACACGCTCGGCCCTTTTTCTCAATATTGTGCAGCTCTATCCGCATCCAGATGAGGTACTCACTTGTTCCAAAACCATCATTCGTAATCGGCTAAAAGCAAATACAAGGAAGAATCTATCTCTTTCGCGAGCAGAAGCGAAAGGACTCGCTTTACTAGAAGCTGCGAAAGATTCGTATCCAGCCATTTCAAAAGAGGATGTGCGTTGTGAACAAGTACGTGACTATGCGAAAAGGATCTCTGATTTAAAAGAAAAGAAAGAAGGGCTTGTGAAACAAATGGTCGAGCTCTCAAAGGAAAGAACCGAATACAACGTACTGATTTCATTTCCCGGTATCGGAGAAGCGACAGCTGTTCGTCTGATTGGAGAGCTTGGGGATATTCGCCGTTTCAAGAACCACAAGCAGTTAAATGCCTATGTTGGTATTGATGTGATGCGTTATCAATCAGGAAATACCTATTACAAAGATAAGATCAATAAACGAGGAAACAACAAGCTACGAAAAATCTTGTTTTATATGGTTCAGACCATGATTACATTACGTCGATTCGGTGGAAATCATTTGGTGGATTACTATGACAAATTAAAAACGCAACCTCAAGGAAAGCCCCATAAAGTTGCGTCGATTGCCTGTGTGAACAAGTTTTTGAAAGTGGCATTTCACCTGATCACACACCATATCACTTATGACTACGAAACAGCCTCAACCTGTTCGTAA
- a CDS encoding DUF2750 domain-containing protein: MKKTWDDIVRNNRELDEMVPKGFIAIAGNGTYNKIGYMYAKGYQVGAIYYWNHETGALLLESPSLSKWINEMNKTGEARIAQFIEEVKSTEIVYGLIDGVGGGMAYAISNEDEDTDVMLFWASQTLANKCKEDEWRDYKILAMSLQDFLKKWVPGMHKDELLCGLNWGRDLTGEELEPMNLYSLLKK; encoded by the coding sequence GTGAAAAAAACATGGGATGATATTGTAAGGAATAATCGAGAATTGGATGAAATGGTTCCTAAAGGGTTTATTGCGATTGCTGGTAATGGAACATACAATAAAATTGGATATATGTATGCCAAAGGATATCAAGTGGGTGCCATATATTATTGGAATCATGAAACAGGTGCACTTCTACTAGAATCTCCCTCACTAAGTAAATGGATCAACGAGATGAATAAAACTGGGGAAGCCAGAATTGCTCAATTCATTGAAGAAGTAAAATCGACTGAAATAGTATATGGACTTATTGATGGTGTTGGGGGTGGAATGGCATATGCTATTTCTAATGAAGATGAAGACACGGATGTAATGTTGTTTTGGGCCAGTCAAACACTCGCCAATAAATGTAAGGAAGATGAGTGGAGAGATTATAAAATCCTTGCGATGTCATTGCAAGACTTTCTTAAAAAGTGGGTTCCAGGGATGCATAAAGACGAGTTGTTATGTGGGTTGAATTGGGGAAGGGATTTAACAGGAGAAGAACTAGAGCCAATGAACCTTTATTCATTGTTGAAAAAATAA